From Chryseobacterium salivictor, a single genomic window includes:
- a CDS encoding toprim domain-containing protein: MNCEKIKEKINIRTVLESFNLFPVKENRKTAFYFALDREEKIPSFSVDFVKNKAFDFGTGKNYDIISIVQQINQCSVSEALKYFEKFDFSVQKNDEIAEASQGKNYSIIKVSEIRHPALIQYLKSRKVYEQKDLVKEIYYELNSKKYFGIGFFNNSGGVEIRNKYSKICLGKKDVTLAKNELSENKEIIIFEGFFDYLTFKNLEKKEKSISDYLILNSTAMLFKVEETLKNYGKISLFLDNDANGNSTKEIIQKKYKNVEDCSLLYWDFKDLNEWFCAKT, translated from the coding sequence ATGAATTGCGAAAAAATAAAAGAAAAAATAAACATCAGAACAGTTTTGGAATCATTCAACTTGTTTCCTGTGAAAGAAAACCGGAAAACTGCGTTTTATTTTGCATTAGACCGAGAGGAAAAAATTCCGAGTTTTTCAGTTGATTTTGTTAAAAACAAAGCTTTTGACTTCGGAACTGGGAAAAACTATGATATTATTTCAATCGTTCAACAAATAAATCAATGTTCTGTTTCTGAAGCCTTGAAGTATTTTGAGAAATTCGATTTTTCTGTTCAAAAAAATGATGAGATTGCAGAAGCTTCTCAAGGCAAAAATTATTCAATAATTAAAGTGAGTGAAATTCGGCATCCTGCATTAATTCAATATTTAAAATCCCGAAAAGTCTATGAACAAAAAGATTTGGTAAAAGAAATTTATTATGAATTGAATAGTAAAAAGTATTTCGGAATCGGATTTTTCAATAATTCTGGAGGAGTGGAAATCCGAAATAAATATTCAAAAATTTGTTTGGGTAAAAAGGATGTTACTTTAGCTAAAAATGAATTAAGCGAAAATAAAGAAATTATCATTTTTGAAGGTTTTTTTGATTATTTGACTTTTAAAAATTTGGAGAAGAAAGAAAAATCAATTTCAGATTATTTGATTCTAAATTCCACGGCAATGCTTTTTAAAGTTGAAGAAACTTTGAAAAATTATGGTAAAATCTCACTTTTCTTGGATAATGATGCCAATGGAAATTCAACCAAAGAAATTATTCAAAAAAAGTACAAAAATGTGGAAGATTGTTCTTTGTTGTATTGGGATTTTAAGGATTTGAATGAGTGGTTTTGTGCAAAAACGTGA